The segment TGATCAGACCGTAGAGCTCGTTGCGCGCGTTCACCACCGGGAAGGTCGAGTAGGTCGTGGTGGTGAGCATCGTGAGGATCTCCTTGAGCGCCGTCGACTCGGCGATGGTCGCGAGCTCGCGGGTCATCGCCTGTTCGACGTGCATCGAGCGCAGGACCACCTGCTCGCGGTGGGAACGCACGGAGATCCCGCGGGCGGAGAGCTTCACCGTGTAGATCGACTCGCCGAGCATGCGGTGCACCATCGTCGAGGCGATCACGCAGGTGACCATCAGCGGCAGGATGATCTCGTAGTTTCCGGTGAGCTCGAAGAGCATCACGATGCCGGTGAGGGGCGCCAGCGTGGAGCCGGCGATGAGCGCGCCCATCCCCACCAGCGCGTAGGCGCCGGGGACGGCGGTGTGCTCCGGCGCGAGCGAGTGGACCACGGTGCCGAACGCGCCGCCGAGCATCGCGCCGAGGACCATCGAGGGGAAGAAGGATCCGCCCGACCCGCCGGAGCCGAGGGTGAGCGAGGTGGCGACGGTCTTGGCGAAGAGCATCGCCACCAGCACGCCGAAGGAGAGCTCGCCGATCAGCGCGGCGTTCATCGTCTCGTAGCCGGTGCCGAGGGCCCGGGGGAGGATGAGGCCGATGATACCGAGGAGGAAGCCGCCGACGGCGGGCTTCACCGGCGGCGGGAGCTTGCCCAGCCAGGCGCCGACGCGGCCCCAGGCCTCGCCGGCGAAGATCTCCTCGCCGAGGAGGAGCGCGCGCACGTAGCCGAGGCAGACCAGCCCGGCGAGCACGCCGAGGATCGCGTAGGCGAAGATCTCGAGGCCGGAGACCATCTCGTAGGTGGGGCGAACGATCTCCTGCACGCCGCCGATCAGCGATTGCGAGGTGATCACCGCGGTCACCGAGGCGAGCACGATCGGCGTGAAGGTCCGCACGCCGAAGTCGAGGAGGATGATCTCGACCGCGAACATCGCGCCGGCGATGGGCGCGTTGAAGGAGCCGGCGATGCCCGCTGCTGCCCCCGAGCCCACCAGCACCAGCAGGCTGGAGCGGGAGAACTCGAGCTTCTGCCCGATGGCAGAGCCCACCGCGGAGCCGACCTGCACCACCGGCCCTTCGCGGCCCACCGAGCCGCCGCTGCCGATGGTGATCGCGGCGGTGAGGCTCTTCCAGATCGCCACCGAGGCGGGGATGCGGCCGCCGTGCACCGCCACCGCCTCGATCACCTCGGAGACGCCGTGACCCTTCGACTCCGGCGAGAGGTGGTGGACGAGGAGCCCCACGGCGAGGCCGCCGATGGTGGGGATGAGCAGCACGAGGAACCACGGCGCCTGCTCGAGGATCGTGGCGAGGCCGACGTGGGTCTGCGGGAAGGAGCGGTTGAAGGCCGCGAGCAACGTCAGCGGGTAGAAGAGGGCGAGGCCCACCGCGAGGAGCTCGGCGATGGTGCGG is part of the Vulgatibacter sp. genome and harbors:
- a CDS encoding chloride channel protein, with the translated sequence MRLATPGEPTLVLVVAAIVGVYAGLATGLFANAIAFFHLLFFRTSTFAVIFSLGERGDLWRSRFLEELLRARWHLEYLVVGGAAIAFALILDRIARLTPLTPGEKVPGGAHPFRTIAELLAVGLALFYPLTLLAAFNRSFPQTHVGLATILEQAPWFLVLLIPTIGGLAVGLLVHHLSPESKGHGVSEVIEAVAVHGGRIPASVAIWKSLTAAITIGSGGSVGREGPVVQVGSAVGSAIGQKLEFSRSSLLVLVGSGAAAGIAGSFNAPIAGAMFAVEIILLDFGVRTFTPIVLASVTAVITSQSLIGGVQEIVRPTYEMVSGLEIFAYAILGVLAGLVCLGYVRALLLGEEIFAGEAWGRVGAWLGKLPPPVKPAVGGFLLGIIGLILPRALGTGYETMNAALIGELSFGVLVAMLFAKTVATSLTLGSGGSGGSFFPSMVLGAMLGGAFGTVVHSLAPEHTAVPGAYALVGMGALIAGSTLAPLTGIVMLFELTGNYEIILPLMVTCVIASTMVHRMLGESIYTVKLSARGISVRSHREQVVLRSMHVEQAMTRELATIAESTALKEILTMLTTTTYSTFPVVNARNELYGLITVQDVRGILYEEGLSDLVVAKELARPATATLTPDDDLETALKKLVASDVDILPVVSRENPRELVGLLSRRDVLRAYGRAVAKSPGHTTLHGA